From Saccharothrix espanaensis DSM 44229, the proteins below share one genomic window:
- a CDS encoding DEAD/DEAH box helicase, translating into MSWPPSASDTPPGSSQFFRLHQKVQRWIHRQGWPRLNDVQEQAIPLVLKGTEDVIVSAATASGKTEAAFLPICSALLDEVDDGGIRVLYVSPLKALINDQHRRLDELCEDLDLPVHRWHGDVPGSAKAKVLTKPDGILLITPESLEAMFILRGMEISRLLRALRWVVIDEMHSFAGTERGAQLQSLLHRVELATRRRVPRIGLSATLGSMESARDYLRPGNGQAVHLLTSSHQSGDTSVIIRGYVNEAPAIEDDETDGGTSVERIGEHVFTTLRGGNNLVFFDRRGDVEVYADRLRRRSEERAVPNEFFPHHGSLAKDVREHVEDLLKGNRPVTVLCTSTLEMGIDIGTLSSVAQIGAPPSVASLRQRIGRSGRRGEPAVLRMYVTAQEITADIAPQDELRAELFQAVAMMSLLIERWYEPADTSALHLSTLVQQIMSVIAQHQGAHPVELFQALCHSGPFAHIDQTTFASVLRDLGRTELVQQEPDGLLLLGRVGERIVNHYSFYAVFAEKQEYRLVHGSRTLGVLHVTTPTEVGSLVIFAGRRWKIVSVDDQAALIQVEPSHGGRAPRFAGGRAEIHDEVRRRMRAWYESDDIPGYLDATAQRLFDEGRAAYRRFDLAQKPALAKGKDTIVFPWRGDRILNTLTAWLTRAGASPVRDGIAFTVPECTPAQLRAVLQQLLLEDDTTAEDIAASLPDTAVEKHDVHLGKPLRTRGYAAGCLDMAGARSTLANLVDRLPEHDADLITGIPSVPPPLFAAPTAYAVVDVETTGFAAWRKDRIIEVAVIRIAPDGTVLGEWSSLVDPQRRLAASEVHGITQKELVGAPVFADVAPALAAQLNGAVVVAHNASFDLSFLNAEFARTSTPFSPSATLCTMKLDNHVHQAGRRKLHDCLTGIGTPAAHVTAHRALADAKAAADLLCHYLATAPHDVRNLIIGSELSIP; encoded by the coding sequence GTGCAGGAGCAAGCCATCCCCCTGGTGCTCAAGGGGACCGAGGACGTGATCGTCTCCGCGGCCACCGCGTCGGGCAAGACGGAGGCAGCTTTCCTGCCGATCTGCTCCGCCCTGCTCGACGAGGTGGACGACGGCGGTATCCGGGTGCTCTACGTGTCACCGCTCAAGGCGTTGATCAACGACCAGCACCGCCGACTCGACGAGCTGTGCGAGGACTTGGACCTGCCGGTGCACCGCTGGCACGGCGACGTGCCCGGTTCGGCCAAGGCGAAGGTCCTCACCAAGCCCGACGGCATCCTGCTCATCACGCCGGAGTCGCTGGAGGCCATGTTCATCCTGCGCGGCATGGAGATCAGCCGGCTGCTGCGAGCCTTGCGGTGGGTCGTGATCGACGAGATGCACTCGTTCGCCGGCACCGAGCGGGGTGCGCAACTCCAGTCCCTGCTGCACCGCGTCGAGCTGGCGACCCGGCGTCGTGTTCCCCGCATCGGGTTGTCGGCCACCCTGGGCAGCATGGAGTCGGCGCGCGACTACCTGCGTCCCGGCAACGGCCAAGCCGTTCACCTCCTGACGTCCTCGCACCAGAGCGGAGACACCAGCGTCATAATCCGCGGGTACGTCAACGAGGCGCCCGCCATCGAGGACGACGAGACCGACGGCGGTACCTCCGTCGAGCGCATCGGCGAACACGTGTTCACCACCCTGCGCGGTGGCAACAACCTCGTCTTCTTCGACCGGCGCGGAGATGTCGAGGTGTACGCCGACCGCCTGCGCCGCCGCAGTGAGGAACGCGCCGTGCCCAACGAGTTCTTCCCCCACCACGGCAGCCTCGCCAAAGACGTGCGGGAGCACGTCGAAGACCTGCTCAAGGGCAATCGGCCCGTTACCGTGCTGTGCACCTCCACGCTGGAGATGGGCATCGACATCGGCACTCTCAGCTCGGTCGCCCAGATCGGGGCGCCACCCTCGGTGGCGAGCCTGCGCCAGCGCATCGGTCGCTCTGGACGTCGTGGCGAGCCGGCCGTGCTGCGCATGTACGTGACCGCTCAGGAGATCACTGCTGACATCGCGCCCCAGGACGAACTGCGTGCGGAACTGTTCCAGGCCGTGGCGATGATGAGCCTGCTGATCGAGCGGTGGTACGAGCCTGCGGACACGTCCGCGCTGCACCTGTCCACGCTCGTCCAGCAGATCATGTCCGTCATCGCCCAGCACCAGGGAGCGCACCCGGTCGAGCTGTTCCAAGCGCTGTGCCACTCCGGGCCGTTCGCGCACATCGACCAGACCACCTTTGCCTCCGTGCTGCGCGACCTCGGCCGAACCGAACTCGTCCAGCAGGAACCTGACGGTCTGCTGTTGCTCGGCAGGGTGGGCGAGCGGATCGTCAACCACTACTCGTTCTACGCTGTCTTCGCGGAGAAACAGGAGTACCGGCTGGTCCACGGCTCTCGCACCCTCGGCGTGCTGCACGTGACCACACCCACCGAAGTCGGTTCGCTCGTCATCTTCGCGGGCAGGCGCTGGAAGATCGTCTCCGTCGATGACCAGGCGGCCCTGATCCAGGTGGAGCCCTCGCATGGCGGACGGGCACCCCGGTTCGCCGGCGGCCGTGCCGAGATCCACGACGAAGTCCGCCGTCGGATGCGCGCCTGGTACGAGTCCGACGACATCCCCGGCTACCTCGACGCCACCGCTCAACGCCTCTTCGACGAAGGACGCGCGGCCTACCGCCGCTTCGACCTGGCCCAGAAGCCCGCGCTGGCCAAGGGCAAAGACACCATCGTCTTTCCCTGGCGCGGCGACCGGATTCTCAACACCCTGACAGCCTGGCTGACCCGTGCGGGCGCGTCGCCGGTCCGCGACGGCATCGCCTTCACGGTGCCCGAATGCACACCGGCACAGCTGCGCGCGGTCCTCCAGCAACTGTTGCTGGAGGATGACACCACCGCCGAGGACATCGCCGCCTCGCTGCCCGACACCGCAGTCGAGAAGCACGACGTCCATCTCGGCAAGCCACTGCGTACCAGGGGCTACGCCGCCGGGTGCCTGGACATGGCCGGGGCCCGTTCCACGCTGGCCAACCTCGTCGACCGGCTGCCCGAACACGACGCCGACCTCATCACCGGAATCCCCTCCGTTCCGCCACCTCTCTTCGCCGCCCCGACCGCCTATGCGGTCGTGGACGTCGAAACCACCGGCTTCGCGGCTTGGCGCAAGGACCGGATCATCGAGGTCGCGGTCATCCGCATAGCCCCCGACGGCACCGTCCTCGGCGAGTGGAGCTCGCTGGTCGACCCACAACGCCGACTCGCGGCCAGCGAGGTCCACGGCATCACGCAAAAGGAGTTGGTCGGTGCACCCGTATTCGCCGACGTGGCGCCCGCCCTGGCCGCCCAGTTGAACGGCGCCGTCGTCGTAGCCCACAACGCCTCGTTCGACCTGAGCTTCCTGAACGCGGAGTTCGCCCGCACCAGCACGCCGTTCTCCCCGAGCGCGACACTGTGCACGATGAAACTCGACAACCACGTCCACCAGGCAGGCCGCCGCAAACTGCACGACTGCCTGACCGGTATCGGCACACCGGCCGCTCACGTCACGGCTCACCGAGCACTCGCCGACGCCAAGGCCGCGGCGGACCTGCTGTGCCACTACCTGGCCACAGCGCCCCACGATGTGCGAAACCTCATCATCGGGTCCGAGCTGAGCATTCCGTAG